Proteins encoded in a region of the Corynebacterium breve genome:
- the nagB gene encoding glucosamine-6-phosphate deaminase: MEILIRRSPEEVATTAADIISTHLKPGAVLGLATGSTPLATYQELIRRTKEGEISFAGTTAFCLDEYIGLPPEHDQSYHYVIRNEFTKHIDINDAYVHSPDGMNPRPWEAAEQYEKAIVSAGGIDIQLLGIGTNGHVGFNEPATSLRSLTRVETLHSQTVSDNSRFFDSVDDVPRYAITQGLGTILRSGQALLIATGKGKAQAIASLVEGPVTSQCPASVLQLHNNATVIVDEDAAFLLKESDYYRHVEEARPDWKGLDGRPKL, encoded by the coding sequence ATGGAAATTCTGATCCGCCGCTCACCAGAAGAGGTGGCGACTACCGCCGCAGACATCATCTCCACCCACCTGAAGCCCGGTGCCGTGCTTGGTCTTGCAACGGGCTCAACCCCGCTGGCGACCTATCAGGAACTCATTCGCCGGACCAAAGAGGGCGAGATTTCTTTCGCAGGTACCACGGCGTTTTGCCTCGACGAGTATATCGGCTTGCCACCTGAGCACGATCAGAGCTACCACTACGTGATCCGCAATGAATTCACCAAGCACATCGATATCAACGATGCGTACGTACACTCGCCGGACGGCATGAACCCGCGCCCGTGGGAGGCCGCTGAACAGTACGAGAAGGCGATCGTCTCCGCCGGTGGCATCGATATCCAGCTGCTGGGCATCGGAACCAACGGCCATGTCGGTTTCAATGAGCCAGCGACTTCGTTGCGTTCGCTGACCCGTGTGGAGACCTTGCACTCGCAAACTGTGTCGGATAACTCCCGCTTCTTTGACTCTGTTGATGACGTGCCACGCTACGCCATCACCCAGGGGCTGGGTACCATTCTGCGGTCGGGACAAGCATTGCTCATTGCCACGGGTAAGGGCAAGGCGCAGGCGATCGCCTCGCTGGTTGAAGGTCCTGTGACCTCGCAGTGCCCGGCGTCTGTGTTGCAGTTGCACAACAACGCTACCGTGATTGTCGACGAAGACGCAGCGTTCCTTTTGAAGGAATCCGACTACTACCGTCACGTTGAAGAAGCTCGCCCGGACTGGAAGGGCCTCGACGGCCGCCCGAAGCTCTAA
- a CDS encoding alpha/beta fold hydrolase gives MISAGHGPTIVLVHGVGDNAAGWADLIQALSPHHRVVAVDQRGHGFAPRFEQFDDPFGQLVDDLIAVLDDEGPALVIGHSMGGAVAAEAAIKRPELFRGLVLEDPAWIDRPREELELIGQARVLSKEMDLKDLPRAIAGKMSEGWSNQEALAWGMAHFQTQREFLETGVVAQERPWKEVQGDLKGAAVPAVVFVGSGQGAIVDKQELALPYVEFPGAGHCIRRERPQEFLQSVAQFMRDAL, from the coding sequence ATGATCAGCGCAGGTCACGGCCCTACGATCGTCCTCGTCCACGGTGTGGGCGACAACGCGGCTGGCTGGGCGGACTTGATCCAGGCGCTTTCACCGCATCACCGAGTGGTGGCGGTAGACCAACGCGGCCACGGCTTCGCGCCGCGGTTCGAGCAGTTCGACGACCCTTTTGGCCAGCTCGTCGACGACCTCATCGCAGTGCTGGACGACGAAGGTCCCGCCTTAGTCATCGGCCACTCCATGGGTGGGGCGGTGGCTGCAGAGGCCGCTATCAAGCGGCCAGAACTATTCCGAGGCCTAGTGCTGGAAGACCCAGCGTGGATTGACCGTCCACGGGAAGAACTCGAGCTGATCGGCCAGGCGCGCGTTCTGTCGAAGGAGATGGATCTGAAGGACTTGCCTAGGGCAATCGCCGGCAAAATGTCTGAGGGCTGGAGCAACCAGGAGGCGCTGGCGTGGGGGATGGCCCATTTTCAGACCCAACGTGAATTCTTAGAAACCGGGGTCGTTGCTCAGGAACGGCCGTGGAAAGAAGTCCAGGGGGACCTAAAGGGCGCTGCAGTTCCTGCGGTGGTTTTTGTAGGAAGTGGACAAGGGGCGATCGTCGACAAGCAAGAGCTTGCGCTTCCCTACGTGGAGTTTCCTGGTGCCGGACACTGCATTAGGAGAGAACGGCCACAGGAGTTTTTGCAGTCCGTTGCGCAATTCATGCGCGATGCCTTGTAA